In one window of Janthinobacterium sp. 1_2014MBL_MicDiv DNA:
- a CDS encoding glutathione peroxidase, which yields MSKTLAQLFALTTLAASASLAMPAHAADAATAASAAAPAACPAILKQTFNRLQDEAPQNLCQYAGKVVLVVNTASYCGFTNQYEGLEALYAKYGSKGLVVLGFPSNDFGKQEPGNSKEIADFCYNTYGVKFPMFAKSVVSGPTPNPLYVDLIKQTGKTPAWNFHKYLIDRHGKVVESFPSKVAPDDKKLVGAVEKALAL from the coding sequence ATGTCCAAGACCCTTGCCCAGCTGTTCGCGCTGACCACCCTCGCTGCCAGTGCCAGTCTGGCCATGCCGGCCCATGCTGCCGATGCGGCTACCGCTGCGAGCGCCGCTGCGCCAGCGGCCTGCCCTGCCATCCTCAAGCAGACGTTCAACCGCCTGCAGGATGAAGCGCCGCAAAACCTGTGCCAGTATGCGGGCAAGGTCGTGTTGGTGGTAAATACGGCAAGTTATTGTGGTTTTACCAATCAATACGAAGGACTCGAGGCGCTGTATGCGAAGTACGGCAGCAAGGGCCTGGTCGTGCTGGGTTTCCCGTCGAACGATTTCGGCAAGCAGGAACCGGGCAACAGCAAGGAAATCGCCGATTTTTGCTACAACACCTATGGCGTGAAGTTCCCCATGTTCGCCAAATCGGTGGTGTCCGGCCCGACGCCGAACCCGCTGTACGTGGACCTGATCAAGCAGACGGGCAAGACGCCGGCCTGGAATTTCCATAAGTACCTGATCGACCGCCATGGCAAAGTGGTGGAAAGCTTCCCCAGCAAGGTGGCGCCGGACGATAAAAA
- a CDS encoding extracellular catalytic domain type 2 short-chain-length polyhydroxyalkanoate depolymerase — MPFPQLATPTGALLAACLFTFAPGGAHAVTATKAKAQAAATGDAPALPAYQADLSQTTVSGLSSGAFMAAQFAVAYSSTVTGAGIIAGGPYFCSGQPGSFPYIPYLTNALGTCMNPDSAHVAPPVASELLRAANDFARARLIDDTANLKRQRVYLFSGTKDQTVTRPVVEQVGKFYELAGTPTAQIRFVDTVNAGHAIITDNNQDKACDVTASPFINDCDFVQARDILQHLYPDLLPSSTTLTGKLISFNQRSFIRNSYSSMNNTAYAYIPKACDSESCRVHVVFHGCLQTTQAIGNRFYTSTGYNQVADANKIIVLYPQAEPSPVFPYNPKGCWDFWGYTSLNPLDPNFYTRSGTQMDAVKRMLDRLGAARNSRQ; from the coding sequence ATGCCCTTCCCGCAACTAGCGACACCAACCGGCGCCCTGCTGGCCGCCTGCCTGTTCACCTTCGCACCCGGCGGCGCGCATGCCGTCACCGCCACCAAGGCCAAGGCGCAGGCCGCCGCGACGGGCGACGCGCCCGCCCTGCCCGCCTACCAGGCCGACCTGAGCCAGACGACCGTTTCCGGCCTGTCCTCGGGCGCCTTCATGGCGGCGCAATTTGCCGTCGCCTATTCATCCACCGTGACCGGCGCCGGCATCATCGCGGGCGGCCCGTATTTCTGCTCGGGCCAGCCGGGCAGCTTCCCCTACATCCCCTACCTGACGAACGCCCTGGGCACCTGCATGAATCCGGATTCCGCGCACGTCGCGCCGCCCGTGGCCAGCGAATTGCTGCGCGCGGCGAACGATTTCGCGCGCGCCCGCCTGATCGACGATACGGCCAACCTGAAACGCCAGCGCGTGTATCTGTTCAGCGGAACGAAAGACCAGACCGTGACGCGGCCGGTGGTGGAGCAGGTGGGGAAATTCTATGAACTGGCGGGCACGCCGACGGCGCAAATCCGCTTCGTCGACACGGTCAATGCGGGCCATGCCATCATCACCGACAACAACCAGGACAAGGCCTGCGATGTGACGGCGTCGCCGTTCATCAACGACTGCGACTTCGTGCAGGCGCGCGACATCCTGCAGCACCTGTACCCGGACCTGCTGCCCTCGTCGACCACCCTGACGGGCAAGCTGATTTCCTTCAACCAGCGCAGCTTCATCCGGAACTCGTACTCGAGCATGAACAACACGGCCTATGCCTACATTCCGAAAGCGTGCGACAGCGAAAGCTGCCGCGTGCACGTGGTCTTCCACGGCTGCCTGCAAACGACGCAGGCGATCGGCAACCGGTTCTACACCAGCACCGGCTACAACCAGGTGGCCGACGCCAACAAGATCATCGTGCTGTATCCGCAGGCCGAACCGAGCCCCGTCTTCCCCTACAACCCGAAAGGCTGCTGGGATTTCTGGGGCTATACCAGCCTCAACCCCCTCGATCCGAATTTCTACACCCGCAGCGGCACGCAGATGGATGCGGTCAAGCGCATGCTGGACCGTCTGGGAGCGGCGCGCAACAGCCGTCAATAA
- the gabD gene encoding NADP-dependent succinate-semialdehyde dehydrogenase — translation MLQLKDPTLLRHQAYLNGAWVDADAGQTINVSNPATGEHIGTVPLMGAAETRRAIEAANAAWPAWRKKTAKERAAVLRRWHDLILENADDLALIMTTEQGKPLPEAKGEVQFGASFIEWFAEEGKRVSGDTLQSPWPDRRLVVTKEPIGVCAAITPWNFPAAMITRKVGPALAAGCPMVLKPAEATPFSALALAVLAERAGVPAGVFSIVTGAPKDIGGEMTSNPIVRKLTFTGSTQVGRLLAEQCAPTIKKLSLELGGNAPFIVFDDADLDAAVEGAIASKYRNAGQTCVCANRLYVQDGVYEAFAEKLVAAVAKLKVGNGIEAGVTQGPLIDGKAVAKVEEHVADALAKGGRLLAGGKRHALGNGFFEPTIIADVTNDMRVATEETFGPLAPLFRFKTDDEVVALANNTEFGLAAYFYSRDIGRIWRVAEGLETGMVGVNTGLISNEIAPFGGVKQSGLGREGSTYGIEDYLVIKYICMGGIDA, via the coding sequence ATGCTGCAGTTGAAAGATCCAACCTTGTTGCGTCACCAGGCTTACTTGAACGGAGCCTGGGTTGACGCCGACGCTGGCCAGACGATTAATGTGAGCAATCCCGCCACCGGCGAGCATATCGGCACAGTGCCCCTGATGGGCGCAGCCGAGACGCGCCGCGCCATCGAAGCGGCCAACGCCGCCTGGCCAGCCTGGCGCAAGAAGACGGCCAAGGAGCGCGCGGCCGTGCTGCGCCGCTGGCATGACCTGATCCTGGAAAACGCCGACGACCTGGCCCTCATCATGACCACCGAGCAGGGCAAGCCGCTGCCCGAGGCGAAGGGCGAGGTGCAGTTCGGCGCCTCGTTCATCGAATGGTTTGCCGAAGAGGGCAAGCGCGTCTCCGGTGATACCCTGCAGTCGCCATGGCCGGACCGCCGCCTGGTGGTGACCAAGGAACCGATCGGCGTGTGCGCCGCCATCACGCCGTGGAATTTCCCCGCCGCCATGATTACGCGCAAAGTCGGCCCGGCCCTGGCCGCCGGCTGCCCGATGGTCTTGAAACCTGCCGAAGCGACGCCGTTTTCCGCGCTGGCGCTGGCCGTGCTGGCCGAGCGCGCGGGCGTGCCTGCGGGCGTGTTCAGCATCGTCACCGGCGCGCCGAAAGACATCGGCGGCGAGATGACGTCGAATCCGATCGTGCGCAAGCTGACGTTTACGGGGTCGACCCAGGTGGGCCGCCTGCTGGCCGAGCAATGCGCGCCGACGATCAAGAAACTGTCGCTGGAACTGGGCGGCAATGCGCCGTTCATCGTCTTCGACGATGCCGACCTCGATGCGGCCGTGGAAGGCGCCATCGCCTCGAAATACCGCAACGCGGGCCAGACCTGCGTCTGCGCCAACCGCCTGTACGTGCAGGACGGCGTGTATGAAGCGTTCGCCGAAAAACTGGTGGCGGCCGTGGCCAAGCTGAAGGTCGGCAACGGCATCGAGGCGGGCGTCACGCAAGGTCCGCTGATCGATGGCAAGGCCGTCGCCAAGGTGGAAGAGCACGTGGCCGACGCGCTGGCCAAGGGCGGTCGCCTGCTGGCCGGCGGCAAGCGTCACGCGCTGGGCAATGGCTTCTTCGAGCCGACCATCATCGCCGACGTGACGAACGACATGCGCGTGGCCACCGAGGAAACCTTCGGCCCGCTGGCGCCGCTGTTCCGCTTCAAGACGGACGATGAAGTCGTGGCCCTGGCCAACAACACGGAATTTGGCCTGGCCGCCTACTTCTATTCGCGCGACATCGGCCGCATCTGGCGCGTGGCCGAAGGCCTGGAGACAGGCATGGTCGGCGTCAACACGGGCCTGATCTCGAACGAGATCGCGCCCTTCGGCGGCGTCAAGCAATCGGGCCTGGGCCGCGAAGGGTCGACCTACGGTATCGAAGACTACCTGGTCATCAAGTACATCTGCATGGGCGGTATCGATGCTTGA
- a CDS encoding PPK2 family polyphosphate kinase has protein sequence MKARTQFRAGKDFDLHEDVAGKRLLGAATKAANKKLTPAQCKAIDREETVALTAQIAECQSMLYAQHKKKVLLVLQGMDTSGKDGTVKAIFSNINPMGIRAVAFKGPTDIELAHDYLWRVHQHVPVKGEIAIFNRSHYEDVLITRVQDMIDKAECQRRYAQIRDFERMLSETGTVILKIFLHISKDEQRGRLQERLDDPDRQWKFDPNDIAQRKKWDAYQRAYETAIRETDADHAPWYVVPSNSKTQRNLVVASLLLETLQGMKLAYPPPDPKLSSFKVE, from the coding sequence ATGAAGGCGCGCACGCAGTTCCGTGCCGGCAAGGACTTCGATCTGCACGAGGATGTTGCGGGCAAGCGCTTGCTGGGCGCCGCCACCAAGGCGGCGAATAAAAAACTGACGCCAGCCCAGTGCAAGGCCATCGATCGCGAGGAAACCGTGGCGCTGACGGCGCAGATCGCCGAGTGCCAGAGCATGCTGTACGCGCAGCACAAGAAAAAAGTGCTGCTGGTCCTGCAGGGCATGGATACCTCGGGCAAGGATGGCACGGTGAAGGCCATCTTCAGCAATATCAACCCGATGGGCATCCGCGCCGTGGCGTTTAAGGGGCCGACCGATATCGAACTGGCGCACGATTACCTGTGGCGCGTGCACCAGCACGTGCCGGTGAAGGGTGAGATTGCCATCTTCAACCGCAGCCACTACGAGGATGTGCTGATCACGCGCGTGCAGGACATGATCGACAAGGCCGAATGCCAGCGCCGCTATGCGCAGATCCGCGATTTCGAGCGCATGCTGAGCGAAACGGGCACCGTCATCCTGAAGATCTTCCTGCATATCTCGAAGGACGAGCAGCGCGGGCGGCTGCAGGAAAGGCTCGACGATCCGGACCGCCAGTGGAAGTTCGATCCCAACGATATCGCCCAGCGCAAGAAGTGGGATGCGTACCAGCGCGCCTATGAAACGGCGATCCGCGAGACCGATGCCGACCATGCGCCCTGGTATGTGGTGCCGTCGAATTCCAAGACCCAGCGCAACCTGGTGGTGGCCTCGTTGCTGCTGGAAACCCTGCAGGGCATGAAGCTGGCCTATCCGCCGCCCGACCCGAAGCTGTCGTCTTTCAAGGTCGAGTAA
- a CDS encoding CoA-binding protein has translation MSNIARILQDSRIIAIVGMSDKPERASHEVADYLLRHGYRVLPVNPALAGQQVLGQRAYATLTEAAAAVAPARIDIVDCFRKSADILPIAEEAIAVKAGCLWLQLEVVNEQAAQLARAAGLDVVMDRCTKIEHRKLAVAA, from the coding sequence ATGTCCAACATCGCCCGCATCCTGCAAGACAGCCGCATCATCGCCATCGTCGGCATGTCCGACAAGCCGGAACGCGCCAGCCACGAGGTGGCCGATTATCTGCTGCGGCACGGCTACCGCGTACTGCCCGTCAATCCGGCCCTCGCCGGCCAGCAGGTGCTGGGCCAGCGTGCCTACGCTACCCTGACCGAGGCCGCAGCGGCCGTGGCGCCGGCGCGCATCGATATCGTCGACTGCTTCCGCAAGTCGGCAGATATTCTGCCCATCGCCGAGGAAGCCATCGCCGTCAAGGCCGGCTGTTTGTGGCTGCAGCTGGAGGTGGTCAACGAACAGGCGGCCCAACTGGCGCGCGCGGCGGGGCTGGACGTGGTGATGGACCGCTGCACAAAAATTGAGCACCGCAAGCTGGCGGTGGCGGCATGA
- a CDS encoding bifunctional 2-keto-4-hydroxyglutarate aldolase/2-keto-3-deoxy-6-phosphogluconate aldolase, giving the protein MDKHTVFQAIIERGMVGIVRAGAPDAALQIAEACIAGGITALEVAFTTPDTLGVLRTLRERHGDEVLLGAGTVLDAETARAAILAGAQFIISPGVNVDTIRLCQRYQVLAMPGAMTPTEIVTALQAGADIVKVFPAEMFGPAYIRALRAPLPQAPLMPTGGVTVENLGDWFASGAVAVGIGSSLSGPGATGDYAAVTARAQAFVAKMAAVRTPRSSG; this is encoded by the coding sequence ATGGACAAGCATACGGTTTTCCAGGCCATCATCGAGCGGGGCATGGTGGGCATCGTGCGCGCCGGTGCGCCCGATGCGGCGCTGCAGATTGCCGAGGCATGCATCGCCGGCGGCATCACGGCATTGGAAGTGGCGTTTACCACGCCCGATACCCTGGGCGTGCTGCGCACCCTGCGCGAACGCCATGGAGACGAGGTGCTGCTGGGCGCGGGCACCGTGCTCGACGCCGAGACGGCGCGCGCGGCCATCCTGGCCGGCGCCCAGTTCATCATCTCGCCCGGCGTGAACGTGGACACCATACGCCTGTGCCAGCGCTACCAGGTGCTGGCCATGCCGGGCGCGATGACGCCGACGGAAATCGTCACGGCCCTGCAGGCGGGCGCCGACATCGTCAAGGTCTTCCCCGCCGAGATGTTCGGCCCCGCCTACATCAGGGCCCTGCGCGCACCGCTGCCGCAAGCGCCGTTGATGCCGACGGGCGGCGTCACCGTGGAGAACCTGGGCGACTGGTTTGCCAGCGGCGCCGTGGCGGTGGGCATCGGCAGCAGCCTGAGTGGCCCGGGCGCCACGGGCGACTATGCGGCCGTGACGGCGCGCGCGCAAGCCTTCGTGGCGAAGATGGCGGCCGTGCGTACGCCTAGGTCTTCAGGCTAG
- a CDS encoding SMP-30/gluconolactonase/LRE family protein yields MGTQAQLLVDAQDYLGEGVRWCERSGRVFWTNIEGCRLHALHLATGERQSWDMPERLACFALTDSADVLLLGLASRLAWFDARSGAVTPLHTVEGDLPMTRLNDGRCDRQGRFVFGTLDERPCRDAIASFYRLNLDLTLERLPLPRIAISNSICFSVDGTAMYFCDSMKKAIYRWDDYLGGDASQVRVFAVLDPGPGAADGATIDAHDHLWSAQWGAGRVLRFAPDGSVERKVSLPVSQPSCVSLGGPDYDELFVTTAQETLTPEQLQREPLAGGLFHARQPGVRGLPEVRFAALPA; encoded by the coding sequence ATGGGGACACAGGCTCAATTGCTGGTCGATGCACAGGATTATCTCGGCGAGGGCGTGCGCTGGTGCGAGCGCAGCGGCCGCGTTTTCTGGACGAATATCGAAGGCTGCCGGCTGCATGCGCTGCACCTGGCGACGGGCGAGCGCCAGAGCTGGGACATGCCCGAGCGCCTGGCCTGCTTCGCGCTGACGGACAGCGCCGACGTGCTGCTGCTGGGACTGGCTTCGCGTCTGGCGTGGTTTGACGCGCGTAGCGGGGCCGTCACGCCCTTGCACACGGTGGAGGGGGACTTGCCCATGACGCGCCTGAACGATGGCCGCTGCGACCGCCAGGGACGCTTTGTCTTCGGCACGCTGGATGAACGCCCGTGCCGCGACGCCATCGCCAGCTTCTACCGCCTCAACCTGGACCTGACCCTGGAACGGCTGCCGCTGCCGCGCATCGCCATTTCGAACAGCATCTGCTTCAGCGTCGATGGCACGGCCATGTATTTTTGCGATTCGATGAAGAAGGCGATCTATCGCTGGGATGACTACCTCGGTGGCGACGCCAGCCAGGTGCGCGTGTTTGCCGTGCTCGATCCGGGGCCCGGCGCGGCCGATGGCGCCACCATCGATGCCCACGACCACCTGTGGAGCGCGCAGTGGGGCGCGGGCAGGGTCTTGCGCTTCGCGCCGGACGGCAGCGTCGAGCGCAAGGTCAGCCTGCCCGTGTCGCAGCCCAGTTGCGTGAGCCTGGGCGGTCCCGACTATGACGAGCTGTTTGTGACGACGGCGCAGGAAACGCTGACGCCGGAGCAGCTGCAGCGCGAACCGCTGGCCGGCGGCTTGTTCCATGCGCGCCAGCCTGGCGTGCGCGGCCTGCCGGAAGTGCGCTTTGCAGCGCTGCCGGCCTGA
- the araD gene encoding L-arabinonate dehydratase — translation MSELKTKRPLRSHAWFGGDDKDSFIHRSWMKNQGYPSDAFDGRPVIGICNTWSELTPCNGHFRDLAEAVKKGVLEAGGFPVEFPVMSLGESNLRPTAMLFRNLASMDVEESIRANPIDGVVLLTGCDKTTPALLMGAASVDLPTIVLSGGPMLNGNYRGQPIGSGTDVWKFSEDVRAGRMTQAQFREAESCMSRSSGHCMTMGTASTMASMVEALGVTLPGNAAIPAVDARRRLQAQLTGRRIVGMVAEDLKLSQILTRAAFENAIMVNGAIGGSTNAVIHLLAIAGRIGVDMQLGDWDRLGRDIPCLLNLMPSGQYLMEDFYYAGGLPVIMRDLLGKLHGEALTVTGATIAVNVAEAENFNPHVITPLAQPFKEEGGIAILHGNLAPRGAVIKPSAASPALMQHRGRAIVFNSIEHYKQRIDDPTLDIDADCVMVLQNCGPQGYPGMAEVGNMGLPKKLLEQGVRDMVRISDARMSGTAYGTVVLHVAPEAAVGGTLALVRDGDMIELDVEGRRLHLDVDEAELARRRAQWRAPAPAMKGGYQSMYIKHVTQADEGADLDFLVGCRGSAVPRESH, via the coding sequence ATGAGCGAGCTGAAAACGAAGCGCCCGCTGCGTTCGCACGCGTGGTTTGGCGGCGACGACAAGGACAGTTTCATTCACCGCAGCTGGATGAAGAACCAGGGCTATCCGAGCGACGCCTTCGATGGCCGGCCCGTGATCGGCATCTGCAATACCTGGTCCGAGCTGACGCCCTGCAATGGCCATTTCCGCGACCTGGCCGAAGCGGTCAAGAAAGGCGTGCTGGAAGCGGGCGGTTTTCCCGTCGAGTTTCCCGTCATGTCGCTGGGCGAATCGAACCTGCGTCCCACGGCCATGCTGTTCCGTAACCTGGCCAGCATGGACGTGGAAGAATCGATCCGCGCCAACCCGATCGACGGCGTGGTGCTGCTGACGGGCTGCGACAAGACGACGCCGGCGCTGCTGATGGGCGCGGCCAGCGTCGACTTGCCCACCATCGTGCTGTCGGGCGGCCCCATGCTCAACGGCAATTACCGTGGCCAGCCCATCGGCTCGGGCACGGACGTGTGGAAGTTTTCCGAGGACGTGCGCGCCGGGCGCATGACGCAGGCGCAGTTCCGCGAGGCCGAGTCGTGCATGTCGCGCTCTTCCGGCCACTGCATGACGATGGGCACGGCTTCCACCATGGCCAGCATGGTCGAAGCGCTGGGCGTGACCCTGCCCGGCAACGCGGCCATACCCGCCGTCGATGCGCGCCGCAGGCTGCAGGCCCAATTGACGGGCCGGCGCATCGTCGGCATGGTCGCGGAAGACCTGAAGCTGTCGCAGATCCTCACGCGCGCCGCGTTTGAAAACGCCATCATGGTCAATGGCGCCATCGGCGGCTCGACCAATGCAGTGATCCACCTGCTGGCCATCGCGGGACGCATCGGCGTGGACATGCAGCTGGGCGACTGGGACCGCCTGGGACGCGACATCCCGTGCCTGCTGAACCTGATGCCGTCGGGCCAGTACCTGATGGAGGATTTTTACTATGCGGGCGGCCTGCCCGTGATCATGCGCGACTTGCTGGGCAAGCTGCATGGCGAGGCGCTGACGGTGACGGGCGCTACCATTGCCGTCAACGTGGCCGAGGCGGAAAATTTCAATCCGCACGTGATCACGCCGCTGGCGCAGCCGTTCAAGGAAGAGGGCGGCATCGCCATCCTGCATGGCAATTTGGCGCCGCGCGGCGCCGTCATCAAGCCGTCTGCCGCCTCGCCCGCGCTGATGCAGCACCGTGGCCGCGCCATCGTCTTCAACAGCATCGAACACTATAAACAGCGCATCGACGATCCCACCCTCGACATCGACGCGGATTGCGTGATGGTGCTGCAAAATTGCGGCCCGCAGGGTTATCCGGGCATGGCGGAAGTGGGCAACATGGGATTGCCGAAAAAACTGCTGGAGCAGGGCGTGCGCGACATGGTGCGCATCTCGGATGCGCGCATGAGCGGCACGGCGTATGGCACGGTGGTGCTGCACGTGGCGCCGGAAGCGGCCGTGGGCGGGACGCTGGCGCTGGTGCGCGATGGCGACATGATCGAACTCGATGTGGAAGGCCGGCGCCTGCACCTGGACGTCGACGAGGCCGAACTGGCGCGCCGCCGCGCGCAATGGCGGGCGCCGGCGCCGGCCATGAAGGGCGGCTACCAGTCGATGTACATCAAGCACGTGACGCAGGCCGACGAAGGCGCGGACCTGGATTTCCTCGTCGGCTGCCGCGGTTCTGCCGTTCCACGCGAATCGCATTGA
- a CDS encoding 2-dehydro-3-deoxygalactonokinase, translated as MNIVTIDAGTTNTRTLLWRDGLVVAQAQQETGVRNTAIDGHNGALKQALRETMASVLAGAGIAPSAVELVLASGMISSPMGVQEVPHVPAPAGLAQLAQAMQAVDLPDVLAQPLWLIPGVRNQHGAIGLHNVEAMDMMRGEETEVVGLLQRLQLRGAATLIMPGSHTKLVSVDEQGRILGCATTIAGELLQAISQHTLIRQSLDGEFADVLVPKMVLAGAVAAQKTGLARACFSVRTLGQFSAVERNERANFLMGAVLSGDLLALRNSTAIQMRPDTTLVITGKPMLRQALTLLIEEHGFFYGKRIVVDDAQQANMAGHGALLIAAARGLIPLWEAA; from the coding sequence ATGAATATAGTCACCATCGATGCCGGCACCACCAATACGCGTACCCTGCTATGGCGCGACGGCCTTGTCGTCGCCCAGGCGCAGCAGGAAACGGGCGTGCGCAATACGGCCATCGACGGCCATAACGGCGCGCTGAAACAGGCGCTGCGCGAGACCATGGCCAGCGTGCTGGCCGGCGCCGGCATCGCGCCGTCCGCCGTGGAGCTGGTGCTGGCGTCAGGCATGATCAGCTCTCCGATGGGCGTGCAGGAAGTGCCGCATGTGCCGGCGCCGGCCGGCCTGGCGCAGCTGGCGCAAGCCATGCAGGCGGTCGACCTGCCCGACGTGCTGGCGCAACCCCTGTGGCTGATCCCCGGCGTGCGCAACCAGCATGGCGCCATCGGCCTGCATAACGTCGAAGCGATGGACATGATGCGCGGCGAGGAAACGGAAGTCGTCGGCCTGCTGCAGCGGTTGCAGTTGCGCGGCGCCGCCACCTTGATCATGCCCGGCTCGCATACCAAACTGGTCAGCGTGGACGAGCAGGGTCGCATCCTCGGCTGCGCCACCACGATTGCCGGCGAGCTGCTGCAAGCCATTTCGCAGCACACCCTGATCCGCCAGTCGCTCGACGGCGAATTTGCCGACGTGCTGGTGCCGAAGATGGTGCTGGCCGGCGCCGTCGCGGCGCAGAAGACGGGATTGGCGCGCGCCTGTTTCAGCGTGCGCACCCTGGGCCAGTTCAGCGCCGTCGAACGCAATGAACGGGCCAATTTCCTGATGGGCGCCGTGCTCAGCGGCGACCTGCTGGCGCTGCGCAACAGCACGGCCATCCAGATGCGGCCGGACACCACGCTCGTCATCACGGGCAAGCCGATGCTGCGCCAGGCGCTGACCCTGCTGATCGAGGAACACGGCTTCTTTTATGGCAAGCGCATCGTCGTCGACGACGCGCAGCAAGCGAACATGGCGGGCCATGGCGCTCTGCTGATCGCCGCCGCGCGCGGCTTGATTCCACTGTGGGAGGCCGCATGA
- a CDS encoding aldose epimerase family protein, with amino-acid sequence MTAPHVLRNGRGMRVAVSGHDAGLQSWWAPDRYGRMADVLAVSPHAAHRQAGWQCEDAADASLRLRLSREGLYVRLHYQLSDDGSLRIECEAVADSVFCIGLPAPSFNLQGRGAGVGDHVLRLAADRYRPGGAAQGGPHDVAGSAFDFRQPAPLGARLAWPALAGQEGFRHDFFLAGGGRLQEAARVADPASGRVLRYSSAQAGLQLRSDARGICLAAQDLELQPGRAARVTLLYRLGVQDIDAFDISEPISMALNK; translated from the coding sequence GTGACGGCGCCGCACGTCCTGCGCAATGGGCGCGGCATGCGCGTGGCGGTCAGCGGCCATGATGCCGGACTGCAGTCCTGGTGGGCGCCGGACCGCTATGGACGCATGGCCGATGTGCTGGCTGTCTCGCCCCACGCCGCGCACCGGCAGGCGGGCTGGCAGTGCGAGGACGCTGCCGACGCCAGCCTGCGCTTGCGCCTGTCGCGCGAAGGGCTGTACGTCCGCCTGCACTATCAATTGAGTGACGACGGCAGCCTGCGCATCGAATGCGAGGCCGTGGCCGACAGCGTTTTTTGCATCGGCCTGCCGGCGCCGTCGTTCAACCTGCAGGGGCGCGGCGCGGGCGTGGGCGACCATGTGCTGCGCCTGGCCGCCGACCGCTACCGGCCAGGCGGCGCGGCGCAGGGCGGACCGCACGACGTGGCCGGCAGCGCCTTTGACTTTCGCCAGCCCGCGCCGCTCGGCGCGCGCCTCGCCTGGCCGGCACTGGCGGGGCAAGAGGGCTTCCGGCATGACTTTTTCCTGGCGGGCGGCGGCCGGCTGCAGGAGGCCGCCCGCGTCGCCGACCCCGCCTCGGGCCGGGTCCTGCGTTATTCCAGCGCGCAAGCGGGCCTGCAGCTGCGCTCGGACGCGCGCGGCATCTGCCTGGCCGCGCAAGACCTGGAACTGCAGCCGGGTCGGGCGGCGCGGGTCACTTTGCTCTACCGTTTGGGGGTACAGGATATCGACGCCTTTGACATATCGGAACCGATATCAATGGCGTTAAATAAGTGA